From a region of the Deltaproteobacteria bacterium CG11_big_fil_rev_8_21_14_0_20_49_13 genome:
- a CDS encoding two-component system response regulator encodes MGGKILVVDDDKDLVETITFRLEAAGYEVSSAYDGQEGLEKAMDIKPDLILLDVMMPKMDGYQVCRMLKFDENYKNIPIIMLTVRGQEQDKNTGVDVGANDYITKPFDSKDLLTRIQRILA; translated from the coding sequence ATGGGGGGGAAAATACTTGTTGTAGATGACGATAAGGACCTGGTCGAAACGATAACCTTCAGGCTTGAGGCCGCCGGATACGAGGTTTCATCCGCCTATGACGGTCAGGAAGGCCTTGAGAAGGCCATGGATATCAAACCCGACCTCATACTTTTGGATGTAATGATGCCAAAGATGGACGGTTATCAGGTCTGCAGAATGCTCAAGTTCGACGAAAACTATAAGAACATCCCCATCATCATGCTCACGGTAAGGGGACAGGAGCAGGACAAGAATACCGGCGTGGATGTCGGTGCTAATGACTACATAACCAAGCCCTTTGACAGCAAGGACCTGCTAACCCGTATCCAGAGGATCCTCGCATGA
- a CDS encoding glyoxalase has protein sequence MKCNIILYVGDQERSTLFYKKLLAVEPILNVPGMTEFELSEQCVLGLMPEKGIKRLLGATIPDPETTNGASRAEIYFKVADPEVFLKRANEIGSKTLSPLSPRDWGDEAGYVMDPDGHVIAFARKLV, from the coding sequence ATGAAATGCAACATCATCCTTTATGTCGGCGACCAAGAAAGAAGCACTCTTTTTTATAAAAAGCTTCTGGCGGTTGAGCCCATTCTCAATGTTCCGGGCATGACCGAGTTTGAGCTGTCAGAACAATGCGTTCTTGGACTAATGCCGGAGAAAGGCATAAAACGACTTCTGGGCGCAACGATCCCGGATCCGGAAACGACAAATGGGGCCTCTAGGGCGGAAATTTACTTCAAGGTTGCCGATCCCGAGGTGTTTTTGAAAAGAGCCAATGAGATAGGATCGAAAACCCTTTCTCCGTTATCCCCCAGGGACTGGGGAGATGAAGCCGGATATGTTATGGATCCTGACGGACACGTAATAGCCTTTGCCAGAAAACTGGTCTAA
- a CDS encoding response regulator, whose protein sequence is MGSNMTKKIFIVDDDSDIVEAVSMVLTKSGYQVASSLTASDALAKIKSEKPDLILLDVMFPEDPSKGFDLSRIFHNDPAVKNVPIIILSAVNIRFKLGFSKKDIDDDWMPVKEFIEKPIEPKKLLETIKKLIG, encoded by the coding sequence ATGGGGTCAAATATGACAAAGAAGATATTCATAGTAGATGACGATAGCGATATCGTTGAAGCGGTTTCGATGGTCTTGACAAAGAGCGGGTATCAGGTGGCCTCTTCGCTTACGGCGTCCGACGCGCTTGCAAAGATAAAGAGCGAAAAGCCCGACCTTATACTTCTTGACGTCATGTTTCCGGAAGACCCGTCAAAGGGGTTCGACCTTAGCCGTATTTTCCACAATGATCCTGCCGTAAAGAACGTTCCGATAATAATCCTTTCCGCCGTGAATATCCGCTTTAAGTTGGGATTCTCAAAGAAAGATATAGATGATGATTGGATGCCGGTGAAGGAGTTCATCGAAAAGCCCATCGAGCCAAAGAAATTGCTGGAGACGATCAAGAAGCTGATCGGCTGA